A genome region from Arachis duranensis cultivar V14167 chromosome 8, aradu.V14167.gnm2.J7QH, whole genome shotgun sequence includes the following:
- the LOC107461444 gene encoding serine/threonine-protein phosphatase 7 isoform X6, with the protein MRDSPVVESSKIGDALIDGAQSMSNDDDMLDVEHVLRFENGMNVAQESLSPSCFQQFLLWPPDDCITLEWVQDMMSTFEHVSQKVLPSAFCNIVRTILVDKLTDAASSILCEEPNCVEVDCEGEDSRVIVVGDIHGQFHDLLSLFKHAGVPSESQFYVFNGNYVGKGAWGIEVLLVLLAWKVLMPHRIYLLCGNHESRYYTGRYGFENEVWTKYGKQGEYVYNKFLECFKVLPLASVIANCVYTTHGGFFRSKHSAPSRKPKHRKTQRVDLGSLAELSEVKRARIGSPYEGPNILLTDILWSKPSKRNGLRENAGRKYGLWWGPDCTEAFLKRHNLKLIIRSHEGPDARAGQDDFGNMMIGYSLDHDVESGKLYTLFSAPDYPQFGQKRYNNEGAYAILQSPDFASPSFFSFKAAERPTVDPYVDSDADEMDLPAPSSSQIASTSAFCASQRPYPGGSRPIFDFSLLGIDNGPSWSVELGDGLGGTQVMQVPRAPVVEGLPLPPNIQEPHRSAYKYLFELVGALKHVVVTRVRIMAHGWFVVSRVLLFRNQAGFLNFRRLRTGPVCQH; encoded by the exons ATGAGAGATAGTCCTGTGGTTGAGTCGAGTAAGATCGGGGATGCTCTGATTGATGGGGCTCAAAGCATGagtaatgatgatgatatgttAGATGTGGAACATGTTTTAAGATTTGAAAATGGGATGAATGTTGCACAGGAGTCTCTATCGCCATCATGCTTCCAGCAATTTCTTCTGTGGCCTCCTGACGATTGCATCACTTTAGAATGGGTTCAGGATATGATGTCCACATTTGAGCATGTTTCACAGAAGGTGTTGCCATCTGCATTTTGTAATATTGTGCGAACCATTTTGGTGGATAAGTTGACAGATGCTGCTTCCAGTATTTTATGTGAGGAACCAAATTGTGTGGAGGTTGACTGTGAAGGAGAAGATTCAAGGGTCATCGTAGTAGGCGATATACATGGGCAGTTTCATGATTTATTGTCTCTCTTCAAGCATGCAGGAGTGCCCTCGGAGAGccaattttatgttttcaatGGGAATTATGTAGGTAAAGGAGCTTGGGGCATTGAAGTACTTTTGGTCTTGCTAGCTTGGAAG GTGTTGATGCCTCACAGAATATATCTGCTCTGTGGAAATCATGAATCAAGATATTACACCGGAAGGTATGGTTTTGAGAACGAAGTATGGACCAAATATGGTAAACAAGGAGAATATGTATACAACAAATTTTTGGAGTGCTTCAAGGTGCTTCCGTTAGCTTCAGTTATAGCAAACTGTGTTTATACTACTCATGGAGGGTTTTTCCGTAGCAAACATTCTGCTCCTTCACGAAAGCCAAAACATAGGAAGACACAAAGGGTGGATCTTGGTTCTTTGGCTGAGTTATCTGAAGTTAAAAGAGCTCGTATTGGTTCCCCTTATGAAGGTCCTAATATATTATTGACTGACATCCTCTGGTCAAAACCATCTAAAAGGAATGGTCTAAGGGAGAATGCAGGTCGAAAGTATGGTTTATGGTGGGGTCCTGATTGCACCGAGGCTTTCTTAAAACGACACAATTTAAag CTGATCATCAGATCACATGAAGGGCCTGATGCAAGGGCTGGTCAGGATGATTTTGGGAACATGATGATTGGATATAGCTTGGATCACGATGTAGAATCAGGAAAGCTATATACACTTTTTAGTGCTCCAGACTACCCACAG TTTGGTCAAAAGAGATATAATAATGAAGGAGCATATGCAATATTGCAGTCTCCAGATTTTGCAAGTCCTTCCTTTTTCTCATTCAAAGCTGCAGAAAGACCAACG GTGGATCCTTATGTTGATTCTGATGCTGATGAGATGGACTTGCCTGCGCCAAGTTCTTCCCAAATA GCCTCAACCTCTGCTTTCTGTGCTTCTCAAAGACCATATCCAGGTGGCTCGAGACCCATTTTTGATTTTAGTTTGTTGGGCATAGACAATGGACCATCTTGGAGCGTTGAGCTTGGAGATGGTTTAGGTGGCACTCAAGTTATGCAGGTTCCGAGGGCCCCCGTGGTGGAAGGCTTGCCGCTTCCTCCCAATATACAG GAGCCGCACCGGTCTGCGTACAAGTATTTGTTCGAGCTGGTTGGTGCATTGAAACATGTGGTTGTAACAAGGGTAAGAATTATGGCTCATGGCTGGTTTGTTGTTTCACGTGTTCTCCTTTTTAGAAATCAAGCTGGTTTTCTCAATTTCAGGAGACTGAGAACAGGGCCCGTGTGTCAGCATTGA